From Epinephelus lanceolatus isolate andai-2023 chromosome 2, ASM4190304v1, whole genome shotgun sequence, one genomic window encodes:
- the LOC117260159 gene encoding potassium channel subfamily K member 2-like, protein MAVSQRQGGGTSWRRNLSMPFSRFSLTVAAPDLLDPKSATHNTKPRLSFSTKPITLTPREESEVVATVMKWKTVSAIFLLVVLYLVIGAAVFRSLEQPHESAQRLAILSQKLEFLSRHSCVNQTQLEELVKQVVSAIRSGVNPAGTLTNHSSLWDLSSAFFFAGTVITTIGFGNISPHTECGRIFCIIYALLGIPLFGFLLAGVGDQFGTIFGKGIARVEKMFVHWNITQTKIRVISTLLFVLFGCLLFVALPAAIFKHIEGWSALESLYFVVITLTTIGFGDFVAGGSEIEYLDYYKPVVWFWILVGLAYFAAILSMIGDWFRVISKRTKEEVGEIRAHAAEWTANVSAEFKETRRRVSVEIYDKFQRATSIKRKLSSDLGSSPGPELTLPKRTVLVNFNDERDRNEREAGQQGLVTPPARNGGLLINGLDPERGDNSVTEHLK, encoded by the exons ATGGCTGT ATCGCAGAGACAGGGAGGGGGAACGTCGTGGAGAAGAAACCTCTCAATGCCATTTTCTCGTTTTTCTCTCACAGTGGCAGCTCCAGACTTATTGGACCCTAAATCCGCCACTCACAACACCAAGCCCCGCCTCTCCTTCTCCACAAAGCCAATCACACTGACTCCCCGGGAGGAGAGTGAG GTGGTTGCCACAGTGATGAAATGGAAGACGGTGTCAGCCATCTTTCTTTTGGTGGTTCTGTACCTGGTGATTGGAGCAGCAGTCTTCAGATCCCTGGAGCAGCCTCATGAGAG CGCCCAGCGTTTGGCCATCCTGTCCCAGAAGCTGGAGTTCCTGTCCAGACACTCCTGTGTCAACCAGACCCAGCTGGAGGAGCTGGTTAAG CAAGTTGTGTCTGCTATCCGCTCAGGAGTGAACCCTGCAGGGACACTGACCAACCACAGCAGCCTGTGGGACCTGAGCTCTGCCTTCTTCTTCGCTGGGACTGTCATCACCACCATCg GTTTTGGGAACATCTCTCCCCACACAGAATGTGGAAGGATCTTCTGTATCATCTATGCGTTGCTGGGGATACCTCTGTTCGGCTTCCTGTTGGCTGGTGTAGGAGATCAGTTCGGCACCATATTCGGCAAGGGTATCGCCAGAGTGGAGAAAATGTTTGTG CACTGGAACATCACTCAGACAAAGATCCGGGTCATCTCCACCCTTCTGTTTGTGCTGTTCGGCTGCCTGCTGTTTGTGGCGCTCCCAGCAGCCATCTTTAAACACATCGAGGGCTGGTCTGCGCTGGAGTCCCTGTACTTTGTGGTCATCACCCTGACCACCATAGGATTTGGAGACTTTGTGGCAG GTGGCTCAGAAATAGAGTACTTGGATTACTATAAACCAGTTGTATGGTTCTGGATTCTGGTGGGACTTGCCTACTTTGCTGCCATCCTCAGCATGATAGGAGACTGGTTCAGAGTCATCTCCAAGAGGACGAAAGAAGAG GTAGGAGAGATCCGAGCTCATGCTGCAGAGTGGACGGCCAACGTCTCAGCAGAGTTCAAAGAAACACGGCGACGTGTTAGTGTTGAGATCTACGATAAGTTCCAGCGTGCCACCTCGATTAAACGCAAATTGTCCTCTGACTTGGGATCCAGTCCTGGCCCTGAGCTCACTCTGCCGAAGAGGACCGTGTTGGTCAATTTCAACGATGAACGAGACAGAAATGAGAGGGAGGCTGGGCAGCAGGGCCTTGTGACACCTCCGGCTAGAAATGGCGGTTTGCTCATCAACGGTTTGGACCCAGAGAGAGGAGACAACTCAGTCACTGAACACCTCAAGTAG